One genomic window of Paraburkholderia acidiphila includes the following:
- a CDS encoding sulfate/molybdate ABC transporter ATP-binding protein, with protein MGITVSNLQKRFGDFTALDNVSLDFPPGELVALLGPSGCGKTTLLRVIAGLEYADAGQVVLQGQDVGEVGAREREVGFVFQHYALFRHMTVFENVAFGLRVKPRSERPSEAVIREKVHELLKLVQLDWLAQRYPSELSGGQRQRIALARALAVEPKVLLLDEPFGALDAKVRKELRSWLRRLHDDLHISTIFVTHDQEEALEVADRIVVMNHGHVEQVGSPQDVYDHPQTAFVYEFLGAANRLRGKVDARGFVAEGAAQPISVHASFEGPALAYVRPHDLVLHREASDHRDGIVVDVRRVVTLGGSVRVELESRTGGALEAELDRESWRALGLAVGQGVTAVPRGLRVFPA; from the coding sequence ATGGGCATCACCGTCAGCAATCTGCAGAAGCGCTTCGGCGACTTCACCGCCCTCGACAACGTCTCGCTCGACTTTCCGCCGGGCGAACTGGTTGCGCTGCTCGGACCTTCCGGTTGTGGCAAAACCACGCTCCTGCGCGTGATCGCGGGCCTCGAATATGCCGACGCGGGCCAGGTCGTGCTGCAAGGCCAGGACGTGGGCGAAGTGGGCGCGCGCGAGCGCGAGGTGGGCTTCGTGTTCCAGCATTACGCGCTGTTCCGCCATATGACGGTATTCGAGAACGTGGCGTTCGGCCTGCGCGTGAAGCCGCGCAGCGAGCGGCCCTCGGAGGCCGTGATCCGCGAAAAGGTGCATGAACTGCTCAAGCTCGTGCAGCTCGACTGGCTCGCCCAGCGCTATCCGTCCGAGCTGTCGGGCGGGCAGCGTCAGCGCATCGCGCTGGCGCGCGCGCTCGCCGTTGAGCCGAAGGTGCTGCTGCTCGACGAGCCGTTCGGCGCGCTCGACGCCAAGGTGCGCAAGGAATTGCGCTCGTGGCTGCGCCGTCTGCACGACGATCTGCACATCTCGACGATCTTCGTCACGCACGACCAGGAAGAAGCGCTCGAAGTGGCCGATCGCATCGTCGTGATGAATCATGGGCACGTCGAGCAGGTGGGCAGCCCGCAGGACGTCTATGATCATCCGCAGACGGCTTTCGTCTATGAGTTTCTCGGCGCTGCGAACCGCCTGCGCGGCAAAGTGGATGCGCGCGGCTTCGTGGCCGAAGGCGCGGCGCAGCCGATCTCGGTGCACGCCAGCTTCGAAGGACCGGCGCTCGCCTACGTGCGTCCGCACGATCTCGTGCTGCACCGCGAAGCGAGCGACCATCGCGACGGCATTGTCGTCGACGTGCGCCGCGTGGTGACGCTGGGCGGCTCGGTGCGCGTGGAGCTGGAAAGCCGCACGGGCGGCGCGCTCGAAGCCGAACTCGACCGCGAGTCGTGGCGCGCGCTGGGGCTCGCGGTGGGCCAGGGCGTGACGGCGGTGCCTCGCGGGCTGCGCGTGTTTCCGGCTTAA
- the cysW gene encoding sulfate ABC transporter permease subunit CysW, with the protein MSTLPQPRSTRRPDPVTEAPWVRWLLTGIALAFLALFLVVPLVAVFWQALSKGIGFYFTSLVDPDALSAIKLTLITAAIAVPLNLAFGLAASWAIAKFEFRGKALLTTLIDLPFSVSPVISGLIYVLLFGAQGWLGPWLEDHNVQIIFAVPGIVLATIFVTFPFVARELIPLMQSQGNDEEEAAHVLGASGWQMFRRVTLPNIRWGLLYGVILCNARAMGEFGAVSVVSGHIRGQTDTMPLHVEILYNEYNFAAAFAVASLLALLALVTLGLKLLAERRLSAELRGADDIPAYAGPQPAAMQHASQHATQHAAPRAVRQPIQVGEQ; encoded by the coding sequence ATGAGCACGTTGCCGCAACCACGCAGCACGCGCCGGCCCGACCCGGTTACCGAAGCGCCGTGGGTGCGCTGGCTCCTGACCGGCATCGCGCTCGCGTTTCTCGCGCTCTTTCTCGTGGTGCCGCTCGTCGCCGTGTTCTGGCAGGCGCTTTCGAAGGGCATTGGCTTCTACTTCACGTCGCTCGTCGACCCCGACGCGCTTTCCGCGATCAAGCTCACGCTGATCACCGCGGCGATCGCGGTGCCGCTGAACCTGGCGTTCGGTCTCGCGGCGTCGTGGGCGATCGCGAAGTTCGAGTTTCGCGGCAAGGCGCTGCTCACCACGCTGATCGACCTGCCGTTTTCCGTTTCGCCCGTGATCTCGGGTCTTATCTACGTGCTGCTGTTCGGCGCGCAGGGCTGGCTCGGGCCGTGGCTCGAAGACCATAACGTGCAGATCATCTTCGCGGTGCCGGGCATTGTGCTCGCCACGATTTTCGTGACATTCCCGTTCGTCGCGCGCGAGCTGATTCCACTGATGCAGTCGCAAGGCAACGATGAGGAAGAGGCCGCGCATGTGCTGGGCGCCTCGGGCTGGCAGATGTTCCGCCGCGTGACGTTGCCCAATATCCGCTGGGGCTTGCTGTACGGCGTGATTCTTTGCAACGCGCGCGCGATGGGCGAGTTCGGTGCGGTTTCGGTGGTGTCGGGCCATATTCGCGGCCAGACCGACACGATGCCGCTGCACGTCGAGATCCTCTACAACGAGTACAACTTCGCGGCGGCCTTTGCCGTGGCATCGCTGCTCGCGTTGCTCGCGCTCGTCACGCTCGGCCTGAAGCTGCTCGCGGAACGCCGCCTTTCGGCGGAACTGCGCGGCGCAGACGACATTCCCGCTTACGCCGGCCCCCAGCCGGCGGCCATGCAGCACGCTTCACAACACGCGACACAACACGCAGCGCCGCGCGCCGTGCGCCAACCGATTCAAGTAGGGGAGCAGTAA
- the cysT gene encoding sulfate ABC transporter permease subunit CysT, whose product MTTFRLRKPSALPGFGLTLGITVAYLSLVVLIPLAATFLKTATLDWNQFVRAVWSPRVIASYRLTFTAALGGALINAVFGFLLAWVLVRYPFPFKRVIDALVDLPFALPTSVAGISLAAVYAGNGWIGQFLQPLGLKIAFTPLGVLVALTFIGLPFVVRTVQPVLEDFEREQEEAAACLGASRWLTFRRVVLPAVLPALLTGFALAFARALGEYGSVIFIAGNVPMKSEITSLLIITKLEQYDYAGATALAVMMLCVSFVMLLLINSLQWYLQRRTSRGVTAGSAPHAVVSATVAGGAQ is encoded by the coding sequence ATGACAACGTTTCGATTGCGCAAGCCCAGTGCGCTGCCGGGCTTCGGCTTGACGCTCGGCATCACGGTGGCTTACCTGAGCCTCGTGGTGCTCATTCCGCTGGCCGCCACCTTCCTCAAGACGGCGACGCTCGACTGGAACCAGTTCGTACGCGCCGTGTGGTCGCCGCGCGTGATCGCGTCGTACCGTCTCACGTTTACCGCCGCGCTCGGCGGGGCGCTCATCAATGCGGTGTTCGGCTTCCTGCTCGCGTGGGTGCTCGTGCGCTATCCGTTCCCGTTCAAACGCGTGATCGACGCGCTCGTCGATCTGCCGTTCGCGCTGCCCACGTCGGTAGCGGGCATTTCGCTCGCCGCCGTGTATGCGGGCAATGGCTGGATCGGCCAGTTCCTGCAGCCGCTCGGTCTGAAGATCGCGTTCACGCCGCTTGGCGTGCTCGTGGCGCTGACCTTCATCGGCTTGCCGTTCGTCGTGCGCACGGTGCAGCCGGTGCTCGAAGACTTCGAGCGCGAGCAGGAGGAGGCCGCGGCGTGTCTTGGCGCCTCGCGCTGGCTCACGTTCCGCCGCGTCGTGCTGCCTGCGGTGCTGCCGGCGCTGCTCACCGGCTTCGCGCTCGCGTTCGCGCGCGCGCTGGGCGAGTACGGTTCGGTCATCTTCATCGCTGGCAACGTGCCGATGAAATCGGAAATCACGTCGCTGCTCATCATCACGAAGCTCGAACAGTATGATTACGCGGGCGCAACGGCGCTGGCCGTGATGATGCTGTGCGTCTCGTTCGTCATGCTGCTGCTCATCAATTCGCTGCAGTGGTATTTGCAGCGCCGTACGAGCCGCGGCGTTACGGCCGGCAGCGCGCCGCATGCCGTTGTGTCCGCAACCGTTGCGGGAGGTGCGCAATGA
- a CDS encoding sulfate ABC transporter substrate-binding protein, with protein sequence MGTTHTGRAGWLKSLAAKLVIGVAPFVGVTAMVAMAPVAAHADTSLLNVSYDPTRELYQDINEAFIKQWKAKTGETLTIKQSHGGSGAQARSVLDGLQADVVTLALAWDIDALANKGIVAKDWQKRLPDNASPYTSTIVFLVRKGNPKHIKDWDDLTKPGVSIVTPNPKTSGGARWNYLAAWAYALHQPGGNEQKAKDFVSKLYKNAGVLDSGARGATTSFVQRGIGDVLIAWENEAFLSLKEFGPDKFEIVVPSVSILAEPPVAVVDKVVEKKGTRKEAEAYLQFLYSEEGQEIAAKNFYRPRSDKVPAALTAKFPKLKLYTVDDTFGGWTNAQKTHFADGGVFDSIYQPQ encoded by the coding sequence ATGGGCACGACACATACGGGGCGCGCGGGCTGGCTGAAATCACTGGCGGCAAAACTGGTTATCGGCGTTGCGCCGTTCGTCGGCGTCACGGCGATGGTGGCGATGGCGCCCGTGGCCGCGCACGCGGATACGTCGCTGCTCAACGTCTCCTACGATCCGACGCGCGAGCTGTACCAGGACATCAACGAGGCCTTCATCAAGCAGTGGAAGGCGAAGACGGGCGAAACGCTGACCATCAAGCAGTCGCATGGTGGCTCGGGCGCGCAGGCGCGCTCGGTGCTCGACGGCCTGCAGGCCGACGTCGTGACGCTTGCGCTGGCATGGGACATTGACGCGCTCGCCAACAAGGGCATCGTCGCGAAGGACTGGCAAAAGCGCCTGCCCGACAATGCCTCGCCGTACACGTCGACCATCGTGTTTCTCGTGCGCAAGGGCAACCCGAAGCACATCAAGGACTGGGACGACCTGACGAAGCCGGGCGTGTCGATCGTCACGCCCAATCCGAAGACCTCGGGCGGCGCGCGCTGGAACTATCTCGCCGCGTGGGCCTATGCGCTGCACCAGCCGGGCGGCAACGAGCAGAAGGCCAAAGACTTCGTCTCGAAGCTCTACAAGAACGCGGGCGTGCTCGACTCGGGCGCCCGGGGCGCGACGACGAGCTTCGTGCAGCGCGGTATCGGCGATGTGCTGATCGCATGGGAGAACGAAGCCTTCCTTTCGCTGAAGGAATTCGGCCCGGACAAGTTCGAGATCGTGGTGCCTTCGGTGAGCATTCTGGCTGAGCCGCCGGTTGCGGTGGTGGACAAGGTCGTCGAAAAGAAGGGCACCCGCAAGGAGGCCGAGGCCTACCTGCAGTTCCTCTATAGCGAAGAGGGCCAGGAGATTGCCGCGAAGAACTTCTACCGTCCGCGTTCGGACAAGGTCCCGGCGGCGCTCACGGCGAAGTTTCCGAAGCTGAAGCTCTATACGGTCGACGACACGTTCGGCGGCTGGACCAACGCGCAGAAGACGCATTTCGCGGATGGCGGCGTGTTCGATTCGATCTATCAGCCGCAGTAA
- the lexA gene encoding transcriptional repressor LexA, with protein sequence MTKLTARQQQVFDLVRRAIERTGFPPTRAEIAAELGFSSANSAEEHLRALARKGVIELAAGASRGIRLMPGPDDLPHQFTLPHPSIMQLSLPLVGRVAAGSPILAQEHISQNYMCDPALFSSRPDYLLKVRGLSMRDAGILDGDLLAVQKKAEAKDGQIIVARLGDDVTVKRLKRRSNGLELIAENPDYDNIFVEAGSAEFALEGIAVGLIRPTEF encoded by the coding sequence ATGACCAAACTCACCGCACGACAGCAGCAGGTTTTCGATCTGGTTCGCCGGGCTATCGAGCGCACGGGCTTCCCGCCCACGCGCGCCGAGATCGCGGCGGAACTCGGCTTCAGCTCGGCCAACTCCGCGGAGGAGCATCTGCGCGCGCTGGCGCGCAAGGGCGTGATCGAACTGGCTGCAGGCGCCTCGCGCGGCATCCGCCTCATGCCGGGGCCCGACGACCTGCCGCACCAGTTCACGCTCCCGCACCCGAGCATCATGCAGCTCTCGCTGCCGCTCGTTGGCCGAGTCGCCGCGGGTAGCCCGATCCTCGCGCAGGAGCACATCTCGCAGAACTACATGTGCGACCCGGCGCTCTTCTCGAGCCGTCCCGACTACTTGCTGAAAGTGCGCGGCCTTTCCATGCGCGACGCCGGCATTCTCGACGGCGACCTCCTCGCCGTGCAGAAGAAGGCGGAAGCGAAAGACGGGCAAATCATCGTGGCGCGCCTTGGCGACGACGTCACCGTGAAGCGGCTGAAGCGCCGCTCGAATGGGCTCGAACTGATCGCCGAGAACCCCGACTACGACAATATTTTTGTCGAGGCTGGCAGCGCGGAATTCGCGCTGGAAGGCATCGCGGTTGGCCTGATCCGCCCCACCGAATTCTAA
- a CDS encoding DUF2939 domain-containing protein has translation MTESLSTPRKTQGWKKPVAITVALAMIVGALGYAYASPYIAVKHMKAAADARDAAALNEYVDYPALRLSLKQQVGEMLQRRVEGQHSSNPLLILGAVIGAALISPLVDAYATPEGVAALLSGMPPTGKPGDRPHAPPPAESSESPADATQSASPPAPAAPGNPATDARPVTTAGYRGLNEFALTWDRGNTGEHYAAILQRHGLFSWKLSAVELSEGNVSN, from the coding sequence ATGACGGAATCTCTCTCGACCCCACGTAAGACCCAAGGCTGGAAGAAGCCTGTTGCAATCACCGTTGCGCTCGCCATGATTGTTGGCGCGCTCGGCTACGCGTATGCGTCGCCCTATATCGCTGTGAAACACATGAAAGCCGCCGCCGACGCCCGCGACGCCGCCGCACTCAACGAGTACGTCGATTACCCTGCGTTGCGCTTGAGCCTCAAGCAGCAGGTCGGCGAGATGCTGCAGCGGCGCGTCGAAGGGCAGCACAGCAGCAATCCGCTGCTGATCCTCGGCGCCGTGATTGGTGCGGCCCTGATCAGTCCGCTCGTGGATGCCTACGCAACGCCGGAAGGCGTGGCTGCCCTGCTGAGCGGCATGCCGCCGACGGGCAAGCCCGGCGACCGCCCGCACGCGCCGCCGCCAGCGGAATCGAGCGAGTCACCGGCGGACGCCACACAATCGGCATCGCCCCCCGCTCCAGCGGCCCCGGGCAATCCCGCGACCGACGCTCGCCCGGTCACCACGGCCGGCTATCGCGGCCTGAACGAATTCGCGCTCACCTGGGACCGCGGCAATACAGGCGAGCACTATGCCGCCATCCTGCAGCGCCATGGGCTCTTCTCGTGGAAACTCTCAGCGGTCGAGCTGAGCGAAGGAAACGTCTCGAACTGA
- a CDS encoding universal stress protein has protein sequence MASYKKILLCYDGSREGRKALRCGADLALDLQAETHLLSVVDMRSTIAQSAGLLTDVACGRFEETAREILQEGVDWLTERGVRAQGHFAFGHPIDEIANLANELNADLVVVGHRCRTGLSRWWMGAGNTPLLDRVSCSILVACSSAAEEKRQQAAA, from the coding sequence ATGGCGAGCTACAAAAAAATTCTGCTCTGTTACGACGGCTCGCGCGAAGGCCGCAAGGCACTGCGTTGCGGCGCCGATCTTGCGCTCGATCTACAGGCGGAAACGCATCTGCTCTCGGTTGTCGACATGCGCTCGACGATCGCGCAGAGCGCCGGCCTGCTGACCGATGTGGCCTGCGGCCGCTTCGAAGAAACGGCGCGCGAAATCCTTCAGGAAGGTGTGGACTGGCTGACCGAGCGCGGCGTGCGTGCCCAGGGGCATTTCGCGTTCGGGCATCCGATCGACGAAATCGCGAATCTGGCCAACGAACTGAATGCCGACCTCGTGGTGGTGGGTCACCGCTGCCGCACGGGGCTTTCGCGCTGGTGGATGGGCGCGGGCAACACGCCGCTGCTCGACCGCGTGTCGTGCAGCATTCTCGTGGCGTGTTCGTCGGCGGCTGAGGAAAAACGGCAGCAAGCCGCTGCTTAG
- the nodI gene encoding nodulation factor ABC transporter ATP-binding protein NodI: MSAPAIEFEQVIKHYGDRTVVNGLSFNVVPGECFGLLGPNGAGKTTTLRMLLGIVSPDAGRISLCGEPVPARARHARQRVGVVPQFDNLDPDFTVRENLLVFGRYFGLSARETRDLVAPLLEFARLESKADARVGELSGGMRRRLTLARALVNDPDVLVMDEPTTGLDPQARHLIWERLRSLLARGKTILLTTHFMEEAERLCNRVCVIEEGRKIAEGAPKALIESEIGCDVIEVYGPDPVSLRDELAADAKRTEISGETLFCYVDDPAPVHAKLRHRSDLRYLHRPANLEDVFLRLTGREMQD; this comes from the coding sequence ATGTCCGCACCCGCCATCGAATTCGAGCAGGTCATCAAACATTACGGAGACAGGACGGTCGTCAACGGCCTGTCGTTCAACGTCGTTCCGGGGGAGTGCTTCGGGCTGCTCGGCCCCAATGGCGCCGGGAAGACCACGACGCTGCGCATGCTGCTCGGCATCGTTTCGCCCGATGCGGGTCGCATCAGCCTGTGCGGCGAGCCCGTGCCGGCGCGCGCGCGTCATGCGCGTCAGCGCGTGGGGGTGGTGCCGCAGTTCGACAATCTCGACCCCGACTTCACCGTCCGCGAGAACCTGCTCGTGTTCGGCCGTTACTTCGGCTTGTCCGCGCGCGAAACGCGCGACCTCGTCGCGCCGCTGCTCGAATTCGCACGCCTCGAAAGCAAGGCCGATGCGCGAGTGGGCGAACTCTCGGGCGGCATGCGCCGTCGTCTCACACTGGCGCGCGCGCTCGTGAACGACCCCGACGTGCTCGTGATGGACGAGCCCACGACCGGGCTCGATCCACAAGCGCGGCATCTGATCTGGGAGCGGCTGCGCTCGCTGCTCGCGCGCGGCAAGACGATTCTCCTCACCACGCATTTCATGGAGGAGGCCGAACGACTTTGCAATCGCGTCTGCGTGATCGAGGAAGGCCGCAAGATCGCCGAGGGCGCGCCCAAGGCGCTGATCGAATCGGAGATCGGCTGCGATGTGATCGAGGTGTACGGCCCCGACCCGGTCTCGCTGCGCGACGAACTCGCGGCCGATGCGAAGCGCACGGAGATCAGCGGCGAGACGCTATTCTGCTATGTCGACGACCCCGCGCCCGTGCATGCGAAGCTGCGCCACCGCTCCGATTTACGCTACCTGCACCGGCCCGCGAATCTCGAAGACGTGTTCCTGCGGCTCACGGGCCGCGAGATGCAGGATTAA
- a CDS encoding ABC transporter permease, with protein MQTRTNNPTPSRSAHAPLREPRAALPSNATNWIAVWRRNYLVWRKLALASMFGNLADPMIYLFGLGFGLGLMVGHVDGVSYIAFLAAGTVSSSVMMSASFESMYSGFSRMHVQRTWEAIMHTPLTLGDVVLGEVMWAASKSMLSGAAIMVVAGLLGYASFPSMLLALPVIALAGLAFASCAMIVTALAPSYDFFMFYQTLVLTPMLLLSGVFFPIAQLPAAAQHITLMLPLAHAVALIRPAMLDRPVDEAGLHLLVLAIYVVVPFAIASVLFRRRMMR; from the coding sequence ATGCAAACACGCACCAACAACCCGACGCCCTCGCGCTCCGCCCACGCGCCCCTGCGCGAGCCGCGCGCCGCGCTGCCTTCGAACGCCACGAACTGGATCGCCGTGTGGCGGCGCAATTATCTGGTCTGGCGCAAGCTCGCCCTCGCCTCGATGTTCGGCAATCTCGCCGACCCGATGATTTATCTCTTCGGTCTTGGCTTCGGGCTCGGGCTGATGGTCGGGCACGTCGACGGCGTCTCGTACATCGCGTTTCTCGCGGCAGGCACGGTGTCGTCATCGGTGATGATGTCGGCGAGCTTCGAGTCGATGTATTCGGGCTTCTCGCGCATGCACGTGCAGCGCACATGGGAAGCGATCATGCACACGCCGCTCACGCTTGGCGACGTCGTGCTGGGCGAAGTGATGTGGGCCGCGAGCAAGTCGATGCTCTCGGGCGCGGCGATCATGGTGGTCGCCGGTTTGCTCGGCTATGCGAGTTTTCCTTCCATGCTGCTCGCGCTGCCCGTGATCGCGCTCGCGGGCCTCGCGTTCGCGAGTTGCGCGATGATCGTCACCGCGCTCGCGCCGTCCTACGACTTCTTCATGTTCTATCAAACGCTCGTGCTCACGCCCATGCTGCTGCTCTCCGGCGTGTTCTTCCCGATCGCGCAACTGCCCGCGGCCGCGCAGCACATCACGCTGATGCTGCCGCTCGCGCATGCCGTCGCGTTGATCCGCCCCGCCATGCTCGACCGGCCGGTCGACGAGGCCGGCCTGCATCTGCTGGTGCTCGCGATCTATGTGGTGGTGCCATTCGCGATCGCTTCGGTGCTGTTCCGCCGGCGCATGATGCGTTAA